In Brassica rapa cultivar Chiifu-401-42 chromosome A06, CAAS_Brap_v3.01, whole genome shotgun sequence, a single window of DNA contains:
- the LOC103872892 gene encoding uncharacterized protein LOC103872892: MIRSKSIVINSNTTNNSAVAAAAVAIRRSASNATAATAVVHTNDLNRKPPRSRFVEFPVSPQLMRGEEMVHFGHPRHVLVKVDLPDIYTCAGCKEEGAGIRYVCQECDYQLHEFCASAPPVLKSHPFHYQHQLLFFTKPAKGGIMKSKCDVCGRSPKGYTFRCKACSFQMHPGCAMLSPSLSSSSLHHHPLQLLSSAANNTGGDHSGGFLCGECKRGKRVGRVYRCTVCDYHLHAVCAKDAAVNGLRANGHKGRDRSPAVLGTAARVASQVVIDFLGGIMEGLGEGVGEAILDGVTRGGGGGGRGGGNGGVTRAIPRVRGG, encoded by the exons ATGATCAGAAGCAAATCGATAGTCATTAATTCCAATACCACAAACAACTCTGCTGTTGCCGCCGCAGCCGTAGCTATCAGACGTTCTGCCTCAAACGCTACCGCCGCAACAGCCGTGGTACATACTAATGATCTTAACAGAAAACCGCCACGATCACGGTTCGTAGAGTTTCCGGTATCTCCTCAACTGATGAGAGGGGAAGAGATGGTCCATTTCGGACATCCGCGACACGTGCTGGTCAAAGTTGATTTGCCGGATATCTACACGTGTGCAGGGTGTAAAGAAGAAGGAGCTGGGATTAGGTATGTGTGCCAAGAGTGTGATTATCAGCTCCATGAATTTTGTGCTTCGGCTCCTCCTGTACTCAAGTCACATCCTTTTCATTACCAGCATCAGCTTCTCTTCTTTACGAAGCCCG CGAAAGGAGGAATAATGAAATCGAAATGCGACGTGTGTGGAAGATCACCAAAAGGTTACACCTTCAGATGCAAAGCTTGCAGTTTCCAGATGCATCCTGGCTGCGCTATGTTATCTCCttccctctcctcctcctctctccaCCACCACCCTCTCCAACTCCTCTCCTCCGCCGCCAACAACACCGGAGGAGACCACTCCGGGGGATTCCTCTGCGGAGAGTGCAAGAGAGGTAAGCGAGTCGGCAGGGTTTACCGTTGCACCGTTTGCGATTACCACTTGCATGCGGTCTGCGCCAAGGACGCCGCCGTGAACGGCCTCAGAGCAAACGGACACAAAGGAAGGGATAGGTCTCCGGCGGTTTTGGGAACGGCGGCAAGGGTGGCGTCGCAGGTTGTGATTGATTTTCTCGGTGGTATAATGGAAGGTCTCGGTGAAGGTGTTGGTGAAGCTATTTTGGACGGTGTGACTAGAGGCGGCGGTGGTGGCGGCCGCGGAGGAGGAAATGGAGGTGTTACTAGGGCAATTCCACGTGTCAGAGGAGGGTAA
- the LOC117125777 gene encoding uncharacterized protein LOC117125777, whose amino-acid sequence MSAPETQDPVEFGSETSKVAPVKQLNPSWVKVAENGPSLSEHVLEIGVSEGQEVVEVPDDVISQSVPLWDDLLEGRFLDKAPHVAKIHFIVNKIWPLGDKSIRIDVYVVNDRTVKFRIKDEATRKRVLKRGMWNIANIPLVLSKWAPEEEEEEVEEIKTIPMWITMKNVPRRMFSWKGLGFIASAVGKPKRLHPDTLQCNSFEEAKVFVEANMTKELPTSHRFKSKLGVNAEVEFVYPWLPDRCTICSKWGHLHTACRAKVKILTKAKSPTKMPAKEIETSVVDASEKDQQNPAVASVEVVDAAEMESPTETLAPVEIVKDTVTLNLTT is encoded by the coding sequence ATGTCGGCGCCGGAGACGCAAGATCCCGTGGAGTTCGGCTCGGAAACGAGCAAGGTAGCCCCTGTGAAGCAGTTAAACCCTTCCTGGGTTAAAGTTGCAGAGAATGGACCATCGCTCTCTGAGCATGTTCTAGAAATAGGAGTAAGTGAAGGACAGGAAGTCGTTGAAGTACCAGATGACGTGATATCACAATCTGTGCCTCTTTGGGATGATCTTCTTGAAGGTCGATTCCTGGACAAGGCACCACATGTGGCAAAAATCCATTTCATAGTTAATAAGATCTGGCCTTTGGGAGATAAATCTATCAGAATTGACGTCTATGTCGTTAATGATCGCACTGTGAAATTCAGAATCAAGGACGAGGCTACGAGGAAAAGGGTTCTTAAAAGAGGAATGTGGAACATTGCAAACATCCCGTTAGTTCTATCAAAGTGGGCTcctgaggaggaggaagaggaggttGAAGAGATAAAAACTATTCCAATGTGGATCACCATGAAGAATGTTCCTCGCAGGATGTTCTCTTGGAAGGGCCTTGGTTTCATAGCTAGTGCTGTAGGAAAACCAAAGCGCTTACACCCAGATACGCTCCAATGTAATAGCTTTGAGGAAGCGAAAGTTTTTGTCGAAGCTAATATGACAAAAGAACTACCTACCAGCCATCGTTTCAAGTCTAAACTTGGGGTCAATGCGGAGGTGGAATTTGTTTACCCATGGTTACCGGACAGATGCACCATCTGCTCTAAATGGGGACACCTTCATACAGCTTGCCGTGCTAAGGTAAAAATTCTGACTAAGGCCAAATCACCCACAAAGATGCCGGCTAAGGAGATTGAGACTTCTGTGGTAGATGCATCGGAAAAGGATCAACAAAACCCTGCGGTAGCTAGCGTTGAAGTAGTCGATGCCGCTGAGATGGAATCTCCCACTGAAACTTTGGCACCAGTAGAGATCGTGAAGGATACAGTGACTCTGAACTTAACAACATAG